A window of the Miscanthus floridulus cultivar M001 chromosome 14, ASM1932011v1, whole genome shotgun sequence genome harbors these coding sequences:
- the LOC136504776 gene encoding uncharacterized protein isoform X2 has translation MTGSSKKHELKSKQKLEKKLSFYTKVKDAVISLNAKKTISKKSKQSRRQKKLKAYDLSALSEFLPEPAAPEQKTEAKLNCKSRQTLVVRESARLKAVLDNPQFQLDPFAVIHQHLLATQPPAAAKDSDAGKQGKEDSKDKKRRRKKKGASSSSQAMDI, from the exons AT GACTGGGTCTTCTAAGAAGCATGAGCTCAAATCTAAGCAAAAATTGGAAAAGAAGCTCAGCTTTTACACAA AAGTAAAAGATGCAGTTATTTCCTTAAATGCTAAGAAGACTATCAGTAAG AAAAGTAAACAGAGTCGGCGCCAGAAGAAACTGAAAGCATATGATCTCTCGGCACTGTCTGAGTTCCTCCCAGAACCAGCTGCACCAGAGCAGAAGACTGAAGCAAAGCTGAACTGCAAGTCAAGACAGACATTAGT GGTACGGGAGTCTGCTCGTCTTAAGGCTGTACTGGACAACCCGCAGTTCCAGCTTGACCCATTCGCTGTGATCCATCAGCACCTGCTAGCAACACAGCCGCCTGCAGCTGCAAAGGACAGTGACGCAGGGAAGCAGGGGAAGGAGGACTCCAAGGACAagaaaaggaggaggaagaagaagggcgcatcGTCAAGCTCTCAAGCAATGGATATCTGA
- the LOC136504776 gene encoding uncharacterized protein isoform X1 produces MTGSSKKHELKSKQKLEKKLSFYTKVKDAVISLNAKKTISKQKSKQSRRQKKLKAYDLSALSEFLPEPAAPEQKTEAKLNCKSRQTLVVRESARLKAVLDNPQFQLDPFAVIHQHLLATQPPAAAKDSDAGKQGKEDSKDKKRRRKKKGASSSSQAMDI; encoded by the exons AT GACTGGGTCTTCTAAGAAGCATGAGCTCAAATCTAAGCAAAAATTGGAAAAGAAGCTCAGCTTTTACACAA AAGTAAAAGATGCAGTTATTTCCTTAAATGCTAAGAAGACTATCAGTAAG cAGAAAAGTAAACAGAGTCGGCGCCAGAAGAAACTGAAAGCATATGATCTCTCGGCACTGTCTGAGTTCCTCCCAGAACCAGCTGCACCAGAGCAGAAGACTGAAGCAAAGCTGAACTGCAAGTCAAGACAGACATTAGT GGTACGGGAGTCTGCTCGTCTTAAGGCTGTACTGGACAACCCGCAGTTCCAGCTTGACCCATTCGCTGTGATCCATCAGCACCTGCTAGCAACACAGCCGCCTGCAGCTGCAAAGGACAGTGACGCAGGGAAGCAGGGGAAGGAGGACTCCAAGGACAagaaaaggaggaggaagaagaagggcgcatcGTCAAGCTCTCAAGCAATGGATATCTGA